GGTGTGTGGAGACTTTTCCTGGGCAATATGCAGGGCTGATACTCCATCAAACTGGGGAAGGGAATGGTCTGCCAGTATGATGTGTGGTTGCCATTCTTCTACTTCTTGAAGGTACTCAGCCTTCTTCTCAACAATATGAGTCTTGAAATCGAAATTTTCTTTTTTCAGTTCCCTTGATATCAGTTCTGCATCTAACGGGACGTCTTCCAGGATCAGGACTCTAATGGTTTCTTCCATAAAATCACTAAGGACTTTCGTAACATCATTAAGGAGGATTATTAATTAACATCCAGTAAAATCCGAGGGTGGAAACGGCTTCTATGAAGTCGTCGAATTCCACGGGTTTACTCACGTAACTGTTTACCCCTAATTTGTAACTTTCCACTATATCTCGGTCTTCTTGGGAAGATGTTAAAACCACCACAGGAATGTGATTGGTTCGTTCATCTGCCTTAATCTTCTGCAGTACTTCCAACCCATCAACTTTTGGCATCCTTAAATCAAGCAATATGAGTTTTGGTA
The sequence above is a segment of the Methanobacterium petrolearium genome. Coding sequences within it:
- a CDS encoding response regulator translates to MDFEEADILLVEDNPTDAELTMRALKRKNLANQVVWVKDGAEALDFIFATGQFADRDVDKIPKLILLDLRMPKVDGLEVLQKIKADERTNHIPVVVLTSSQEDRDIVESYKLGVNSYVSKPVEFDDFIEAVSTLGFYWMLINNPP